A single region of the Malus sylvestris chromosome 8, drMalSylv7.2, whole genome shotgun sequence genome encodes:
- the LOC126631858 gene encoding homogentisate geranylgeranyltransferase-like: MLQYKSPRSWSCPHVQVAVLKLTHCNLTKNKKPFPRCCSGSTILSVPTNANPNCDQKKITVATRNRGKRFKKWYCLPISFQNGYASAKPESGDEFLTRFQAGLSKQWDAFRRFCRPHTVIGTVIGISSVSLLPLENVTDLSTAFFVGLLKALVPSILMNIYVVGLNQLYDVEIDKVNKPELPLASGEFSMGAGITIVSTVLLMSFAMGFMFKSPPLFSALVISFLLGTAYSVELPLLRWKRHAFLAATCILIVRAIVVQLAFYVHIQKYVLGRPVILTRSLAFAVFFMCIFSSVIALFKDIPDVDGDRDFGIQSFSVSLGQEKVYWVCVNMLLMAYGAALAIGASSSFLPCKLFTIIGHSALASLLWVRARSVDIANKASLTSFYMFIWKLFYAEYFLIPFVR, encoded by the exons ATGCTTCAGTACAAGTCTCCACGTTCATGGTCTTGTCCTCATG TTCAAGTGGCAGTACTGAAGCTAACACATTGCAACTTAACCAAGAACAAGAAGCCATTCCCGCGATGTTGTTCCGGATCAACGATATTATCTGTTCCCACAAATGCAAATCCAAATTGTGATCAGAAGAAGATCACAGTCGCCACCAGAAACCGTGGTAAAAGATTCAAGAAATGGTATTGCCTACCTATTTCTTTTCAAAATGGCTACGCATCAGCAAAACCAGAAAGTGGTGATGAATTTCTGACTCGCTTTCAAGCTGGCCTTAGTAAACAATGGGATGCCTTTCGTCGATTTTGTCGTCCTCACACTGTAATTGGCACT GTTATAGGAATATCGTCGGTCTCTCTTCTTCCATTAGAAAATGTTACTGACCTGTCCACTGCATTTTTTGTAGGACTGTTGAAG GCATTGGTGCCCTCAATACTAATGAACATTTATGTGGTGGGATTGAATCAATTGTACGACGTCGAAATAGACAAG GTTAACAAACCCGAACTCCCGCTTGCTTCGGGTGAATTCTCCATGGGGGCTGGGATCACAATTGTTTCCACAGTTCTGCTGATG AGTTTTGCAATGGGATTTATGTTCAAGTCTCCGCCGCTGTTTTCTGCGCTTGTGATTAGTTTTCTTCTCGGAACTGCTTATTCCGTTGAG CTTCCCTTGCTTAGGTGGAAGAGGCATGCATTTCTTGCAGCTACTTGCATCCTAATCGTGAGGGCTATCGTTGTCCAGCTTGCTTTCTACGTGCACATCCAG AAATATGTCCTCGGTAGACCAGTTATACTTACAAGATCACTGGCGTTTGCGGTGTTTTTCATGTGCATCTTCTCCTCCGTCATTGCTCTATTCAAG GATATACCAGATGTGGATGGTGATAGAGATTTTGGCATTCAATCATTCAGTGTTAGCCTTGGGCAAGAGAAG GTATATTGGGTATGCGTAAATATGCTGTTAATGGCATACGGTGCTGCCTTGGCCATAGGagcttcttcctcattcttgccaTGCAAGCTTTTCACT ATAATAGGGCACAGTGCACTCGCTTCCCTTCTGTGGGTTCGAGCTCGGTCCGTCGACATAGCCAATAAAGCGTCACTCACTTCGTTTTACATGTTCATCTGGAAG CTGTTTTATGCCGAGTACTTCCTCATTCCCTTCGTACGCTGA
- the LOC126631857 gene encoding aspartate aminotransferase, chloroplastic-like: MASAMLSLASVSPSASLSHHETPKGKLKLGSTSWSLNKERNCLFAKTESFGRVSMVAAVNVSKFEGVTMAPPDPILGVSEAFKASTNESKLNLGVGAYRTEDLQPYVLDVVKKAENLMIERGENKEYLPIEGLAAFNKVTAELLFGADNPVIKQQRLATVQGLSGTGSLRLAGAFIERYFPGAKVLISSPTWGNHKNIFNDSRVPWSEYQYYDPKTVGLDFEGMIADIKAAPEGSFVLLHGCAHNPTGIDPTPEQWEKIADVIQEKNHIPFFDVAYQGFASGSLDTDAASVRLFAARGLELLVAQSYSKNLGLYAERIGAINVVCASSDAATRVKSQLKRIARPMYSNPPIHGARIVANVVGDPALFNEWKAEMEMMAGRIKGVRQKLYDNLTATDKSGKDWSFILKQIGMFSFTGLNKSQTENMTNKWHVYMTKDGRISLAGLSLAKCEYLADAIIDSYHNVS, encoded by the exons ATGGCTTCAGCGATGCTGTCCTTAGCTTCCGTCTCGCCGTCGGCTTCTCTGTCCCATCACGAGACTCCCAAG GGGAAGTTGAAGCTTGGGAGTACTTCTTGGAGCTTGAACAAGGAAAGAAACTGTCTATTTGCGAAGACAGAG TCTTTTGGTAGGGTATCTATGGTAGCTGCCGTGAATGTCTCTAAATTCGAGGGTGTAACGATGGCCCCACCTGATCCAATTCTCGGAGTGTCTGAAGCATTCAAGGCTAGCACAAACGAGTCAAAGCTCAACCTTGGAGTTGGGGCATATCGAACGGAAGATCTTCAGCCATACGTGCTTGATGTTGTTAAGAAG GCAGAGAATCTTATGATTGAGAGGGGGGAAAACAAAGAG TACCTCCCAATAGAAGGTTTGGCAGCGTTCAACAAAGTGACTGCAGAGTTATTATTTGGAGCAGACAACCCAGTAATAAAGCAACAGAGA cTAGCAACTGTCCAAGGTCTATCAGGAACTGGTTCTCTTCGCCTTGCTGGGGCTTTTATCGAACGATATTTTCCAGGGGCAAAAGTTTTAATATCCTCTCCAACCTGGG GTAATcacaaaaacatttttaatgACTCCAGAGTTCCATGGTCAGAGTACCAATACTATGATCCAAAAACAGTTGGTTTGGATTTCGAGGGGATGATAGCAGACATAAAG GCAGCACCTGAAGGATCTTTTGTGTTGCTTCATGGCTGTGCTCACAACCCTACCGGCATAGATCCAACCCCTGAACAGTGGGAAAAAATTGCTGATGTCATTCAAGAAAAAAACCATATCCCCTTTTTTGATGTTGCATACCAG GGATTTGCTAGTGGAAGCTTGGATACTGATGCAGCATCTGTCAGATTGTTTGCTGCACGTGGTCTAGAGCTTCTGGTTGCTCAGTCATACAGTAAAAACCTTGGGCTCTATGCAGAAAGAATTGGAGCAATCAATGTTGTCTGCGCATCATCTGATGCAGCAACAAG GGTAAAGAGCCAATTGAAGAGGATCGCTCGACCTATGTACTCAAATCCTCCAATCCACGGTGCTAGAATTGTGGCCAATGTAGTTGGAGATCCAGCACTCTTCAACGAGTGGAAAGCAGAGATGGAGATGATGGCTGGAAGGATAAAGGGCGTGAGACAAAAACTATACGATAACCTGACTGCAACAGATAAGAGTGGAAAGGATTGGTCATTTATACTTAAGCAGATCGGCATGTTTTCATTCACCGGCTTAAACAAATCTCAG ACCGAAAACATGACAAACAAGTGGCATGTATACATGACAAAGGACGGGAGGATTTCCCTGGCAGGATTATCTTTGGCGAAATGTGAATACCTCGCGGATGCCATCATTGATTCGTACCACAATGTTAGTTGA
- the LOC126631863 gene encoding uncharacterized protein LOC126631863, whose protein sequence is MYEGAKTAVRTHEGQTESFPITVGLHQGSSLSPYLFALVMDELTGHIQDDIPWCMLFADDIVLIDETQEGVNAKLNLWREVLESKGLRLSRSKTEYMECKFSANGGQNELGVRIGDQEIPKSDRFRYLGSILQKNGELDGDLNHRIQAGWMKWKSASGVLCDRRMPLKLKGKFYRTAIRPAMLYGTECWAVKHQHVHKMGVAEMRMLRWMCGHTRKDKIRNEDIRGKVGVAEIEGKMRENRLRWFGHVQRRPTDAPIRRCDYGTEVQGRRGRGRPRKTLEETLRKDLEYLDLTKDMTQDRAQWRSKIHIADPTQ, encoded by the coding sequence atgtatgaaggagcaaagactgccgtaagaactcatgaaggacaaaccgaaagctttccaataactgtaggattacatcaaggctcatccttaagtccttacctttttgcgttggtaatggatgagttaacaggacatattcaagatgatattccttggtgtatgcttttcgcagacgatatagtgttgatagatgaaactcaggaaggggtaaatgcaaagcttaacctttggagagaagtgttggaatctaaaggtcttcgcctaagccgatcaaagacagaatatatggagtgcaagttcagtgcaaatggaggccaaaacgagttaggggtgaggatcggagatcaagaaataccaaagagcgaccgttttcgttacctaggatctatcttgcaaaagaacggagaattagatggagatctcaaccatagaatacaagctggatggatgaagtggaagagtgcatccggcgtgttgtgtgaccgccgtatgccactgaagctcaagggaaaattttataggacggcaataaggccggcgatgctgtatggcacagaatgttgggcggtgaaacatcaacacgtacacaaaatgggtgtagcggagatgaggatgcttcgttggatgtgtgggcacacgagaaaggataagattaggaatgaggatatccggggtaaagtaggagtagccgaaattgaaggaaagatgagagaaaatcggttacggtggtttggacatgtgcaaagaaggcctactgacgctccgattagaagatgcgactatgggacagaggttcagggccgaaggggtagaggaagacctaggaaaactttggaagagactctaagaaaagacttagagtacttggatctaacgaaggacatgacacaggatcgagcacaatggcgttctaagattcatatagccgatcccactcagtga
- the LOC126631869 gene encoding uncharacterized protein LOC126631869 yields the protein MGFSFSSQGVVLIAVAVSLLAVCQAKTVVVGGSQGWRFGFNYTDWTLKNGPYYIKDTLVFKYSAPSNAGAHDVYLLPDLWSYITCDFRRAKLVAKATQGGGQGFKFVLNQWRPHYFACGQGANRSHCKQGMMKFFAVPWPHWQL from the exons ATGGGTTTCAGTTTCTCTTCACAAGGCGTTGTTTTGATTGCCGTAGCTGTCTCTTTGTTGGCGGTTTGCCAAGCCAAAACTGTCGTCGTAGGAGGCTCTCAAGGTTGGCGTTTCGGCTTCAACTACACTGACTGGACTCTCAAAAATGGCCCATATTACATCAAGGACACGCTAG TTTTCAAGTACAGTGCACCAAGCAACGCCGGCGCTCATGACGTGTACTTGCTGCCGGACCTGTGGAGCTACATAACATGTGATTTCCGTAGGGCAAAGCTGGTGGCAAAAGCTACGCAGGGAGGCGGCCAGGGGTTTAAGTTTGTGCTGAACCAGTGGCGGCCACACTACTTTGCTTGCGGTCAGGGAGCCAACAGGTCTCACTGCAAACAGGGGATGATGAAGTTCTTCGCCGTGCCATGGCCACACTGGCAGCTATAG
- the LOC126632606 gene encoding uncharacterized protein LOC126632606 yields MLLAKVFTGVALFKAQFRNPCFRWPIVCRLCNSLLNFVVEVESRNSEWLNIVMADAENSKWDPELLHYDIRYVHCFVIVDKKGMAPAKTGIPSSRLHVIAGLSHLLNVKRPHKTYS; encoded by the exons ATGCTTTTGGCAAAAG TTTTCACGGGAGTGGCTCTATTTAAAGCTCAGTTTCGCAATCCTTGTTTTCGTTGGCCAATAGTATGCAGGCTGTGCAATTCTTTGCTTAATTTTGTTGTGGAGGTTGAGAGTAGGAACTCGGAGTGGCTTAACATTGTCATGGCAGATGCAGAGAACTCGAAATGGGATCCCGAG CTCCTCCATTACGACATCAGATATGTGCATTGCTTTGTTATAGTGGACAAGAAGGGGATGGCACCGGCAAAGACGGGGATTCCGAGCAGTCGACTGCACGTAATAGCAGGCCTCTCTCATCTTCTCAACGTGAAGCGTCCTCACAAAACTTATAGCTAG
- the LOC126631871 gene encoding 60S ribosomal protein L39-1, with amino-acid sequence MPSHKSFMIKKKLAKKMRQNRPIPHWIRMRTDNTIRYNAKRRHWRRTKLGF; translated from the exons ATG CCGTCGCACAAGAGCTTCATGATCAAGAAGAAGCTGGCGAAGAAGATGAGGCAGAACAGGCCCATCCCTCACTGGATCCGTATGAGGACCGACAACACCATCAG GTACAATGCGAAACGCAGGCACTGGCGCCGCACCAAGCTCGGATTCTGA